The nucleotide sequence ACCCCGGTGGTGGGGGGCTTTACCGAGGTCTGGGGCCGGATGCTGGTCCTCGCTCTCGCTTTCGGCTTTTTCGTCTGGGCAATCTGGCGCGGCCGGTGGTGGGGTTTTCTCGGCCTGGCCTTTTTCGCGATGCTCGCCCCGAGTTCGAGCCTCGTGCCGGTGGCCACGCAGACGATGGCCGAGCACCGGGTTTACTTGGCGTTGTTGCCAGTTATCGTGGCCTTGCTGGTGGGCGTCCATCGGCTAATCAGGCGCTGGCCCCTGGCCCTGCGGGTCACCCTGATCGCCGCACTGGTCGGGGTGCTCGGCACCGCCACCTGGCAGCGCAACCGCACCTATCAATCTGCCCGCGCGCTTTGGCAGGATACGGCTGACCGCCGGCCCGACAACGCCCGCGCCTTCAACAATCTCGGCCAGGCCCTCGCCCTCGAGGGCCAGCCGGCCGCCGCAATCGCGGCCTACAACCGCGCGCTCGCCCTCGCCCCGGATCATGCCTTCGCCCACGGTAACCTCGGGGCGCTGCTGCTCGCTGCGGGCCGCCTCGCCGAGGCGCTCGCACACTTGACCCGAGCCGTCGCGCTCGACCCCGCCTTCACCAACGCCCGGTTCAACCTCGCCGATGGCCTCGCCCGCCAAGGCCGGCGCGACGAAGCCATCCTCCACCTGCGCACCCTGCTGGCGCAGGATGCGACCGCCCTAGACGCCCGACTGAAGCTGGCCGGCCTCCTCCCCCCGGAAGAGGTCGAGGCAGCCCTGCGCGAGGCGGAGAAGCACTCACCCGGTTCGGCCGACGTGGCCTACGCGCTGGGGAGTTACCACGTGCAACGCCGCAACCTGTCCGCCGCCCTCCAGGCCTTCGCCCTCGCCGTCGAGCGCGACCCGAGCCACTGGGAGGCGCTGACGAATCTCGGCAACTGCCTGCTCATGGCCGGCCGGCCCACCGAGGCCATTGCCCGCTACGAAGCCGTCCTCCGCCTCCGCCCCGACGACCGACAGGTGCGCGAGAACCTCGCCCTTGCCCGGGAGCTGCAGCGGAAGCCGTAGCGCCCGCGATCAGGGCGCTGACACGAGCCTCGACCAGATTTCGTAAATGGGCTCGCCGCGGGAACTCCGTCCCTGGTGGTGCCAGTCCCCTTCCTGCACCTTCCCCTGGAAATCCAGCTTCGCTCCCACCCGGCTGGGGTCGCGCGAGAAAAACTCGATCGTCTCCGTGTAGACGCCATCCACAAAACCGTAACGGCCGCCGCCCGTGCCGGAGAATTCACCGGTCTCGATGTTCATCGCGACCCATTGGAAGCGGGAACCCGTCAGCACCTTCAGCGTCCGCCGCGCCGCCAGCGGCATGGCCTGGAACTGGCCGTCGCGCTGCCGGGCGCTGATGCGCCACACGCCGGTGAGATCACCCGGGCTCTCGCCGATCCGCTGCCAGACTTCCTCCTCGGCGTCGTCGAACCGCAGCCGGAGCTCCGTCCCGACCCGCTCCCCGACGAGGCCGACGGTCCGGCCAACCCGCGAGGGTTCCGCGGAATCAAAGTGGATCAAGGCCGTCGCGCCGGAGTCCGAGAATTCCACGGGCCCGCCGAGGGTCCGGTGAAACCGCGGGTTCGCCCGCTCGTAGGTCGTGTGGGTGAAATACCCGTCGACGATCAGCAACACGCGCTCCGTGTCCCCGTCCGTCCCCCGCCAGGCCCCGACCCAGGCGCCCCCGGCCGCCGCGGGATCGGCATGCCCGGACGTGAGCAGCAGGGCTGACAGCAACCACAGGAGTCGGCAGGCGCATTTCATGGTGGGGACAGGCTGGCCGGAACCCTAACGATCGGCGCGGCGCTGGCAACTTTCTGCCGGCGGCCACCCCTCACGGCAACGGACGCGGGGCCACCCCCTGCACGGTCATGACCACCGGCTGGATGGTGCCATCCGCGTTGAAATGCAGATGCTCCAGGGCGAGCTCACGGTGATTGCCATTCTCCGTGCCGAGCGGGCGGCGGTGATAGGCGATGTACCAGTCGTCGGTGCCAGGCAGGTTGAGAACCGAATGATGCCCGGCTCCGCGCGCCACCGTGTTGTCCTGTTCCAGAATCTTGCCCACCCGACGGAACGGCCCGAGGGGCGAAGGGCCCATGGCATAGGCGACGCAATAGTCCGGCCCGGTCCAGTCACCCTCGGACCACATCAGGTAATACACGCCCCGGCGCTTCACCATGAACGAACCTTCGACATAGGCGGGGTCGGGCGTGATCTCCTTGTAGACCTCGCCGTCGGGAAAAGGGAGGAGGCTCAAAAGGTCCGGGGCCAGGCGCACGACATTGGCGTGCTTCCAGCCGCCGTAGTACAGATAGATTTCCCCGTCATCGTCCTTGAACACCATCTGGTCGATCGGTTGGGCCCCGTGATGAATCTGCCCGATCAGCGGGCGGCCCAGCGCATCGCGGTACGGACCGTGCGGGTGGTCGGCGACGGCCACGCCGATGCCGCCCAGCTGGGTGTTG is from Lacunisphaera limnophila and encodes:
- a CDS encoding tetratricopeptide repeat protein, which codes for MNGTSSRAFAAVIVLAVLLAWSGAGRGPFVFDDHEAIVNNPTIRDWGSLHWLFPPATAGETVSGRPVLNFTFALNHALGGLDPRSYHLVNLGIHALAALLVFGVVRRTFLRHPPAGDITSADTLAAAAALLWAVHPLQTAAVTYVAQRAESLAGLWFLASLYGFIRAGEPGASRARWGTVSVLACLLGVGTKETIVVLPFVAAIWDRAFAAGSWREVWNRNGQLLLLLATCWLPLAGLVLAHDGRGASAGWATTVTPWSYLITQAAAIPHYLRLMVWPTALVFDYGTPVVGGFTEVWGRMLVLALAFGFFVWAIWRGRWWGFLGLAFFAMLAPSSSLVPVATQTMAEHRVYLALLPVIVALLVGVHRLIRRWPLALRVTLIAALVGVLGTATWQRNRTYQSARALWQDTADRRPDNARAFNNLGQALALEGQPAAAIAAYNRALALAPDHAFAHGNLGALLLAAGRLAEALAHLTRAVALDPAFTNARFNLADGLARQGRRDEAILHLRTLLAQDATALDARLKLAGLLPPEEVEAALREAEKHSPGSADVAYALGSYHVQRRNLSAALQAFALAVERDPSHWEALTNLGNCLLMAGRPTEAIARYEAVLRLRPDDRQVRENLALARELQRKP
- a CDS encoding membrane or secreted protein, whose protein sequence is MKCACRLLWLLSALLLTSGHADPAAAGGAWVGAWRGTDGDTERVLLIVDGYFTHTTYERANPRFHRTLGGPVEFSDSGATALIHFDSAEPSRVGRTVGLVGERVGTELRLRFDDAEEEVWQRIGESPGDLTGVWRISARQRDGQFQAMPLAARRTLKVLTGSRFQWVAMNIETGEFSGTGGGRYGFVDGVYTETIEFFSRDPSRVGAKLDFQGKVQEGDWHHQGRSSRGEPIYEIWSRLVSAP
- a CDS encoding glycoside hydrolase family 43 protein, with product MSDGQRPRRNSTRLFCPFIATCALCLGFGLAQAENPVVPGWYADPEMHIFEGRYWLFPTYSDHHGEPRGRTEYSPSQTQQRAKGIYPPFLPQTFLDAFSSEDLVHWTRHDFVLEIKDVAWAAYAVWAPSVIAHQGAYYLFFGANDIKDNTQLGGIGVAVADHPHGPYRDALGRPLIGQIHHGAQPIDQMVFKDDDGEIYLYYGGWKHANVVRLAPDLLSLLPFPDGEVYKEITPDPAYVEGSFMVKRRGVYYLMWSEGDWTGPDYCVAYAMGPSPLGPFRRVGKILEQDNTVARGAGHHSVLNLPGTDDWYIAYHRRPLGTENGNHRELALEHLHFNADGTIQPVVMTVQGVAPRPLP